One genomic region from Clostridia bacterium encodes:
- a CDS encoding homoserine dehydrogenase, producing MREIKIALLGLGTVGQGVVKVLQKNAALWSKKCQAEIKLQKVLVKNKESSREVNLPPGVITTDWQEIINDPSIKIVIELIGGIEPARTYVLEALKQGKDVITANKDLLAEYGAEILSVCEKAKRNIFFEASVGGGIPLINPLRQSLAANNLEKVMGIVNGTTNYILTKMSQVGMDFAVALKEAQELGYAEADPTADIEGFDAARKIAILASLAFHTRVCLSDVYVEGISQITAQDLAYAQKLGYTIKLLGIATAENDEIEVRVHPALLPLNHPLANVNDSFNAVFVRGDAVGETMFYGPGAGQLPTASSVVGDLITAIKKITANCQDYSTCTCYAEKKIRPMDEVKTSYFLRLRVVDQPGVLAGIAGIFGQEGVSLASVVQQGCFPDEAELVVITHLVKEKAMQASLNKIEQLPTTKKIVSLIRVEESGGVI from the coding sequence ATGCGGGAAATAAAGATTGCGTTACTAGGTTTGGGAACTGTTGGTCAGGGTGTAGTTAAGGTTTTACAAAAAAATGCAGCCCTATGGTCTAAAAAATGTCAAGCGGAAATTAAATTACAAAAGGTTTTGGTTAAAAATAAAGAAAGCAGTCGTGAAGTAAATTTACCCCCCGGAGTAATTACTACTGATTGGCAGGAAATCATTAATGATCCCTCAATTAAGATTGTCATTGAATTAATTGGCGGTATTGAACCAGCACGTACTTATGTTTTAGAAGCATTAAAACAGGGTAAAGATGTTATTACTGCTAATAAGGACCTTTTGGCTGAATATGGTGCAGAGATTTTATCTGTTTGTGAAAAAGCTAAACGTAATATTTTTTTTGAGGCCAGTGTCGGTGGCGGCATCCCTTTAATTAACCCCCTTAGGCAAAGTTTAGCCGCCAATAATTTGGAAAAGGTTATGGGGATTGTCAATGGCACAACAAATTATATTTTAACTAAAATGTCACAAGTGGGAATGGATTTTGCGGTGGCTTTAAAGGAAGCACAGGAATTAGGTTATGCTGAGGCGGATCCTACTGCTGATATAGAGGGTTTTGATGCTGCTCGAAAAATTGCTATTTTGGCTTCTTTGGCTTTTCATACTCGTGTATGCCTTTCTGATGTTTATGTAGAGGGGATTTCTCAAATTACCGCCCAGGATCTTGCTTATGCTCAAAAATTGGGCTATACCATTAAATTATTAGGTATTGCCACTGCCGAAAATGATGAAATAGAAGTAAGAGTTCATCCAGCTTTACTCCCTTTAAATCATCCTTTGGCTAATGTTAATGATTCTTTTAATGCTGTTTTTGTTCGCGGTGATGCGGTTGGTGAAACTATGTTTTATGGTCCAGGAGCCGGACAATTACCCACTGCTAGTTCAGTGGTTGGTGACTTAATAACCGCGATTAAAAAAATTACAGCTAATTGTCAGGATTATTCTACTTGTACTTGTTATGCTGAGAAAAAAATTAGACCTATGGATGAGGTTAAAACTAGTTATTTTTTACGCTTAAGGGTTGTTGACCAGCCGGGGGTTTTAGCAGGAATCGCCGGTATTTTTGGTCAAGAGGGAGTAAGTTTAGCTTCAGTGGTACAGCAAGGTTGTTTTCCAGATGAAGCTGAATTAGTGGTAATTACTCATTTGGTTAAGGAAAAGGCTATGCAGGCTTCATTAAACAAAATTGAACAGCTGCCAACTACTAAAAAAATTGTTAGTTTAATCCGAGTCGAGGAATCCGGAGGAGTAATTTAA
- a CDS encoding homoserine kinase, giving the protein MLQISVPATSANLGPGFDCVGLALDLNNEFYFFESEVAPPPKTTLLRSGSLVHQGLDLVQHRYGKKIPALKIAVKTKIPRARGLGSSATLTVAGVAAASIWGELNLSTSEIINLASEIEGHLDNVAPAVIGGLVPAVATPQGIKYLKIIPPKPLKIIVGVPDFRLSTAAARNVLPKQVAYTDAIFNTGRFGLLMTALITGEYQMLPIAMQDRLHQPYRAPLIPGWEEVITEINASGALGCCLSGAGPSILVFCEQNTDQISFILENTWRQQGVKAQTYLLTISLEGMKYCWKD; this is encoded by the coding sequence ATGTTACAGATAAGTGTACCGGCCACCAGTGCTAATTTGGGTCCTGGTTTTGATTGTGTGGGTTTGGCCTTGGATTTAAATAATGAGTTTTATTTTTTTGAATCCGAAGTTGCCCCTCCACCGAAAACAACACTATTACGATCTGGTAGTTTGGTTCATCAAGGCTTAGATCTCGTACAACATAGATATGGTAAAAAAATACCGGCATTAAAAATAGCGGTAAAAACAAAAATACCTAGAGCTAGAGGTTTAGGGAGTAGTGCTACTCTTACGGTTGCTGGAGTTGCTGCTGCTAGCATTTGGGGTGAACTTAATTTATCTACTAGCGAAATAATTAATTTAGCTAGTGAAATTGAAGGTCATCTTGATAATGTAGCCCCAGCGGTAATAGGTGGTTTGGTTCCCGCAGTAGCAACTCCTCAGGGCATTAAATATCTAAAGATTATACCTCCTAAACCTCTAAAAATTATAGTCGGTGTACCTGATTTCAGATTATCTACAGCTGCTGCCAGGAATGTTCTTCCAAAACAGGTAGCTTATACAGATGCTATCTTTAATACTGGCAGATTTGGTTTGTTAATGACCGCTTTAATTACCGGGGAGTATCAAATGCTGCCGATAGCTATGCAAGATCGTTTACACCAGCCCTATCGTGCTCCTTTAATTCCCGGCTGGGAAGAGGTAATTACCGAAATTAATGCTAGTGGGGCCTTAGGGTGTTGTTTAAGTGGTGCTGGACCTTCTATACTTGTTTTTTGTGAACAAAATACAGACCAAATTAGCTTTATTTTGGAAAATACTTGGCGGCAGCAGGGAGTAAAAGCTCAAACTTATTTATTAACAATTTCATTGGAGGGCATGAAATATTGCTGGAAAGATTGA
- a CDS encoding S-adenosylmethionine decarboxylase proenzyme has product MGALGRHVLAEFFGCSFEVLNDLKKVEKTMVNAALEAGAEVREYVFHKFSPHGVSGVVVISESHLAIHTWPELGYAAVDVFTCGEKVNPWDACRFLVEKFGAEDMQANEVKRGLISANKLAVNL; this is encoded by the coding sequence ATGGGAGCATTGGGCCGTCATGTGTTAGCTGAATTTTTTGGCTGTTCATTTGAAGTTCTCAATGATCTTAAAAAAGTTGAGAAAACCATGGTGAATGCGGCACTAGAGGCCGGGGCTGAGGTAAGAGAATATGTTTTTCATAAATTCAGTCCCCATGGTGTAAGTGGAGTAGTGGTAATTTCCGAATCACATTTGGCTATACACACTTGGCCAGAATTAGGTTATGCGGCTGTTGATGTTTTTACTTGTGGAGAAAAGGTTAATCCTTGGGATGCCTGTCGATTTTTGGTTGAAAAGTTTGGTGCGGAAGATATGCAAGCAAATGAGGTAAAACGCGGTCTGATATCTGCCAACAAACTAGCTGTAAATTTATAG
- the tatA gene encoding twin-arginine translocase TatA/TatE family subunit: protein MFSIGTTELILILVLVLILFGPGKLPEVGRSMGKAWREFKKAKDELAEELEDEPESESPEKNG, encoded by the coding sequence ATGTTTTCTATAGGTACCACAGAATTAATCTTAATTTTGGTATTGGTGTTAATTCTTTTCGGTCCTGGTAAATTACCTGAAGTGGGTAGATCTATGGGTAAAGCTTGGCGGGAATTTAAAAAAGCTAAAGATGAATTAGCTGAGGAATTAGAAGATGAACCTGAAAGTGAATCCCCCGAGAAAAATGGGTGA
- the tatC gene encoding twin-arginine translocase subunit TatC, giving the protein METKKLSLLEHLTELRRRLIISLVALFLGMLFSFTFLQDLLFNLVNNPLRKLGLELVALSVTEGFLLQLKIALLGGLLISSPIILWQIIAFVLPALYENERKIGGFLFVSGLCLFVLGIIFAYQVVLELGLRFLLIEFGAGLIPFLSASKYLSFLLGFLVPFGLVFEIPLVVYLLTKAGILTPQILRKKRRYVILLIFILAAFLTPPDVFSQILLALPMLVLYEVSILLAVLVKKRT; this is encoded by the coding sequence ATGGAGACCAAAAAATTATCATTACTAGAGCATTTAACTGAGCTGCGAAGGAGATTAATTATTTCTTTGGTGGCTCTTTTTTTGGGGATGTTGTTTTCTTTTACATTTTTGCAGGATTTGTTATTTAATTTGGTAAATAACCCCTTAAGAAAATTAGGTTTAGAATTGGTTGCCTTATCGGTTACGGAAGGATTTTTATTACAATTAAAAATAGCTCTTTTGGGTGGTTTATTAATTTCCTCCCCAATTATTCTTTGGCAAATAATAGCTTTTGTATTACCTGCTTTATATGAAAACGAAAGAAAAATTGGGGGTTTTCTTTTTGTTTCCGGCCTTTGTTTATTTGTTTTAGGTATAATTTTTGCTTATCAAGTAGTTTTGGAATTGGGGCTGCGTTTTTTGTTAATAGAATTTGGTGCCGGTTTAATTCCATTTCTTTCCGCTTCTAAATATTTGAGCTTTTTATTAGGTTTTTTAGTACCTTTTGGTTTGGTTTTTGAAATTCCGTTAGTTGTATATTTGTTAACTAAAGCTGGTATTTTAACACCACAAATTTTACGAAAAAAACGGCGTTATGTTATCCTTTTAATTTTTATTTTAGCGGCTTTTTTAACACCACCGGATGTTTTTTCACAAATATTATTGGCTTTACCAATGTTGGTTTTATATGAGGTGAGTATTCTACTCGCAGTTTTGGTTAAAAAAAGAACCTAA